From a region of the Zingiber officinale cultivar Zhangliang chromosome 4B, Zo_v1.1, whole genome shotgun sequence genome:
- the LOC121977976 gene encoding cytochrome P450 71A1-like, with translation MSAVTSAAQEESQRDLQFHAHAISTFFMALLIISFTLLLFFCLHRRQKANKESSSLRLAPGPPGLPIIGNLHQIRGLPHRSFHQLSLAYGPLLRLRLGSVTAIVVSSPALARDIFKTNDLALCSRPNLTTWRLLSYGGLEAALSPYSPRWTRARRLLVVHFLSPRPVRGLSASREEEVRTLMNTVAAAAASGRTVDLSKSLICLVCSIMCRAVFGKRFAPAGECSMNEIGGMIFRTAELLGEFVAGDFFPWAHRWLNAVTGVQGRLERNFKEWDNLFEREIKERERTGTGGGDDGTYASVLVRLLREEQGTNEGGLTRDGVKSLLLDLMFGATGTTAATMGWAMAELLRTPRALARVQEEVRRVAAGKSYVDEGDLQRLSYLHAVVKEILRLHPVSPLLLPHECQQHCKVAGYDVAAGTRIYINAWSIGRDADAWDKPEEFRPERFEGSSVDYLGQCFELVPFGSGRRICPGISMSESVMWLTLANLLHGFDWALPAGVRREDLDMSEVFGLVASKKEPLVLIATPAKLL, from the exons ATGTCTGCTGTTACTTCCGCTGCCCAAGAGGAGTCCCAGCGGGACCTCCAATTCCATGCACATGCAATCTCCACCTTTTTCATGGCACTCCTAATCATCTCCTTCACGTTATTGCTTTTCTTCTGCCTCCACCGCCGCCAGAAGGCCAACAAAGAATCCAGCAGCCTTCGACTCGCACCCGGCCCGCCGGGCCTCCCAATCATCGGCAACCTCCACCAGATCAGAGGGCTCCCCCACCGCTCCTTCCACCAACTCTCCCTTGCCTACGGCCCCCTCCTCCGCCTCCGGCTCGGGAGCGTCACCGCCATCGTAGTCTCCTCCCCCGCCCTCGCCCGCGACATCTTTAAAACCAACGACCTCGCACTCTGCTCCCGCCCCAACCTCACGACCTGGCGCCTCCTCTCCTACGGCGGCCTCGAAGCTGCTCTCTCCCCTTACTCCCCCCGCTGGACCCGCGCGCGCCGGCTCTTGGTCGTCCACTTCCTCTCCCCGCGCCCGGTCCGAGGCCTCTCCGCCTCTAGGGAGGAGGAGGTGCGCACCCTGATGAACACTGTGGCCGCCGCTGCCGCTTCCGGCCGCACGGTCGACCTCAGCAAGAGTCTGATCTGTTTGGTGTGCTCCATCATGTGCCGGGCAGTGTTCGGGAAGAGGTTCGCGCCTGCGGGAGAATGCTCGATGAACGAGATCGGGGGCATGATATTTCGGACGGCAGAGCTTTTGGGGGAGTTCGTCGCCGGGGACTTCTTCCCATGGGCTCACCGCTGGCTCAACGCTGTCACAGGAGTGCAAGGGAGGCTGGAGAGGAACTTCAAGGAGTGGGACAACTTGTTCGAAAGGGAAATTAAAGAGCGCGAACGCACCGGCACTGGCGGCGGTGACGACGGTACCTATGCCAGTGTTCTGGTGCGCTTACTCAGAGAGGAACAGGGTACCAACGAAGGCGGCCTCACGAGAGACGGCGTCAAATCTCTTCTCCTT GACTTGATGTTCGGCGCAACGGGCACAACGGCGGCGACAATGGGATGGGCTATGGCGGAGCTACTTAGGACTCCTCGAGCACTCGCTAGAGTCCAGGAGGAAGTCCGCCGAGTGGCAGCCGGAAAAAGCTACGTCGACGAGGGGGACCTCCAGCGGCTCAGCTACCTGCACGCCGTCGTCAAGGAGATCCTCCGACTCCACCCGGTCTCCCCCCTGCTGCTCCCCCACGAGTGCCAGCAGCACTGCAAGGTAGCTGGCTACGACGTCGCCGCAGGCACTAGAATCTACATCAACGCATGGAGCATCGGGCGCGATGCGGACGCATGGGATAAGCCCGAGGAGTTCCGACCGGAGAGGTTCGAGGGCAGCTCCGTCGACTACCTGGGGCAGTGCTTCGAGCTCGTGCCCTTCGGCAGCGGCCGGAGGATCTGTCCTGGGATCTCGATGTCAGAGTCGGTTATGTGGCTTACACTTGCCAATCTCTTACACGGCTTCGACTGGGCATTGCCGGCAGGAGTGAGAAGGGAGGATCTGGACATGAGCGAGGTGTTTGGGCTCGTCGCTAGCAAGAAGGAGCCGCTCGTGCTGATTGCAACTCCGGCGAAGTTACTTTAA